The proteins below are encoded in one region of Manis javanica isolate MJ-LG chromosome 8, MJ_LKY, whole genome shotgun sequence:
- the PYGL gene encoding glycogen phosphorylase, liver form isoform X13 yields the protein MAKPLTDQEKRRQISIRGIVGVENVAELKKGFNRHLHFTLVKDRNVATPRDYFFALAHTVRDHLVGRWIRTQQHYYEKSPKRVYYLSLEFYMGRTLQNTMINLGLQNACDEAIYQLGLDMEELEEIEEDAGLGNGGLGRLAACFLDSMATLGLAAYGYGIRYEYGIFNQKIRDGWQVEEADDWLRHGNPWEKARPEFMLPVHFYGKVEHSSAGSKWVDTQVVLALPYDTPVPGYMNNTVNTMRLWSARAPNDFNLRDFNVGDYIQAVLDRNLAENISRVLYPNDNFFEGKELRLKQEYFVVAATLQDVIRRFKASKFGSTNSTRTAFDAFPDQVAIQLNDTHPSLAIPELMRIFVDIEKLPWSKAWEITQKTFAYTNHTVLPEALERWPVELVEKLLPRHLQIIYEINQKHLDKIAALFPKDVDRLRRMSLIEEEGGKRINMAHLCIVGSHAVNGVAKIHSDIVKTQVFKDFSELEPDKFQNKTNGITPRRWLLLCNPGLAELIAEKIGEDYVKDLSQLTKLHSFLGDDIFLRKISNVKQENKLKFSQFLEKEYKVKINPSSMFDVQVKRIHEYKRQLLNCLHVVTMYNRIKKNPKKLFVPRTVIIGGKAAPGYHMAKMIIKLITSVAEVVNNDSVVGSKLKLIFLENYRVSLAEKVIPATDLSQQISTAGTEASGTGNMKFMLNGALTIGTMDGANVEMAEEAGEENLFIFGMRIEDVAALDKKGYEAKEYYEALPELKLAIDQIDHGFFSPKQPDLFKDLINMLFYHDRFKVFADYEAYVKCQEKVSQLYMNPKAWNTMVLRNIAASGKFSSDRTIKEYARDIWNMEPSDLKISLSNESSNGVNKANGNWLCHP from the exons ATGGCCAAGCCCCTGACAGACCAGGAGAAGCGGCGGCAGATCAGCATCCGCGGCATCGTGGGCGTGGAGAACGTGGCCGAGCTGAAGAAGGGCTTCAACCGGCACCTGCACTTCACGCTCGTCAAGGACCGCAACGTGGCCACCCCCCGCGACTACTTCTTCGCGCTGGCACACACGGTGCGCGACCACCTGGTGGGCCGCTGGATCCGCACGCAGCAGCACTACTACGAGAAGAGCCCCAAG aggGTTTATTACCTCTCTTTGGAATTTTATATGGGCCGAACCTTACAGAACACCATGATCAACCTTGGCCTGCAAAATGCCTGTGATGAGGCCATTTACCAG CTTGGGTTGGATATGGAGGAGTtagaagaaattgaagaagatgcTGGGCTTGGCAACGGTGGTCTTGGGAGGCTTGCTG CCTGCTTCTTGGATTCCATGGCAACCCTGGGACTTGCAGCCTATGGATATGGCATCCGATATGAATATGGAATCTTTAATCAGAAGATCCGAGATGGATGGCAG GTAGAGGAGGCAGATGATTGGCTTAGGCATGGAAACCCCTGGGAGAAGGCCCGTCCTGAGTTCATGCTGCCTGTGCACTTCTACGGAAAAGTAGAGCACTCCAGTGCCGGTTCCAAGTGGGTCGACACCCAG GTGGTTCTGGCCCTGCCATATGATACCCCAGTGCCTGGGTATATGAATAATACTGTCAACACCATGCGCCTCTGGTCTGCTCGGGCGCCGAATGACTTTAACCTTAGAGACT TTAATGTTGGAGACTACATTCAGGCTGTGCTGGACCGAAATCTGGCTGAGAACATCTCCCGGGTCCTGTATCCCAATGATAAT TTTTTTGAAGGGAAGGAGCTAAGACTGAAGCAAGAGTACTTCGTGGTCGCAGCTACCTTGCAAGATGTCATTCGACGCTTCAAAGCCTCCAAGTTTGGCTCCACCAATAGTACCAGGACTGCATTTGATGCCTTTCCAGACCAG GTCGCCATCCAGCTGAATGACACTCACCCTTCCCTTGCCATCCCTGAGCTGATGAGGATTTTTGTGGATATTGAAAAATTGCCATGGTCCAAG GCTTGGGAGATCACCCAGAAGACCTTTGCATACACCAACCACACAGTGCTCCCAGAAGCCCTGGAGCGCTGGCCTGTAGAGCTGGTGGAGAAGTTGCTTCCTCgacatttgcaaatcatttatgaGATAAATCAGAAGCATTTAGAT AAAATTGCAGCCTTGTTTCCTAAAGATGTCGACCGTCTGAGAAGGATGTCTCtgatagaagaggaaggaggcaaAAGGATCAACATGGCCCATCTCTGCATCGTCGGCTCCCATGCTGTGAATGGTGTGGCTAAAATTCACTCAGACATCGTGAAGACCCAAGT ATTCAAGGACTTCAGTGAGCTAGAACCAGACAAATTTCAGAACAAAACCAATGGGATCACTCCAAGGCGCTGGCTCTTACTCTGCAACCCGGGTCTTGCAGAGTTAATAGCAGAG aaaattggGGAAGATTACGTGAAAGACTTGAGCCAGCTGACAAAACTGCACAGCTTCCTGGGTGATGACATCTTCCTCCGGAAAATTTCCAATGTGAAGCAG GAGAACAAGCTGAAGTTTTCTCAGTTCCTGGAGAAGGAGTACAAAGTGAAGATCAACCCATCCTCCATGTTTGACGTGCAGGTGAAGAGGATCCATGAGTACAAGCGGCAGCTTCTGAACTGCCTGCACGTGGTCACGATGTACAACC GCATTAAGAAAAACCCTAAGAAGTTATTTGTACCCAGAACTGTTATCATTGGTGGCAAA GCTGCCCCAGGATATCACATGGCCAAAATGATCATAAAGCTGATCACCTCCGTGGCAGAAGTGGTGAACAATGACTCTGTGGTGGGGAGCAAGTTGAAACTCATCTTCTTGGAGAACTACAGAGTGTCTCTTGCTGAAAAAG TCATTCCAGCCACAGATCTGTCGCAGCAGATTTCCACTGCAGGCACCGAGGCCTCGGGGACAGGCAATATGAAGTTCATGCTGAATGGGGCCCTGACCATCGGGACCATGGATGGGGCCAATGTGGAGATGGCAGAGGAAGCCGGGGAAGAAAACCTGTTCATCTTTGGCATGCGAATCGAGGATGTGGCTGCTTTGGACAAGAAAGG GTATGAGGCAAAAGAATATTATGAGGCACTTCCAGAGCTGAAGCTGGCCATTGATCAGATTGACCATGGCTTCTTTTCTCCTAAGCAGCCTGACCTCTTCAAAGACTTAATCAACATGTTATTTTATCATGACAG atTTAAAGTGTTTGCAGACTATGAAGCCTATGTCAAGTGTCAAGAAAAAGTCAGCCAGCTGTACATG AATCCAAAGGCCTGGAACACCATGGTACTCAGAAACATAGCTGCTTCGGGGAAATTCTCCAGTGACCGAACTATTAAGGAATACGCCAGGGACATCTGGAACATGGAACC
- the PYGL gene encoding glycogen phosphorylase, liver form isoform X8: MAKPLTDQEKRRQISIRGIVGVENVAELKKGFNRHLHFTLVKDRNVATPRDYFFALAHTVRDHLVGRWIRTQQHYYEKSPKRVYYLSLEFYMGRTLQNTMINLGLQNACDEAIYQLGLDMEELEEIEEDAGLGNGGLGRLAACFLDSMATLGLAAYGYGIRYEYGIFNQKIRDGWQVEEADDWLRHGNPWEKARPEFMLPVHFYGKVEHSSAGSKWVDTQVVLALPYDTPVPGYMNNTVNTMRLWSARAPNDFNLRDFNVGDYIQAVLDRNLAENISRVLYPNDNFFEGKELRLKQEYFVVAATLQDVIRRFKASKFGSTNSTRTAFDAFPDQVAIQLNDTHPSLAIPELMRIFVDIEKLPWSKAWEITQKTFAYTNHTVLPEALERWPVELVEKLLPRHLQIIYEINQKHLDKIAALFPKDVDRLRRMSLIEEEGGKRINMAHLCIVGSHAVNGVAKIHSDIVKTQVFKDFSELEPDKFQNKTNGITPRRWLLLCNPGLAELIAEKIGEDYVKDLSQLTKLHSFLGDDIFLRKISNVKQENKLKFSQFLEKEYKVKINPSSMFDVQVKRIHEYKRQLLNCLHVVTMYNRIKKNPKKLFVPRTVIIGGKAAPGYHMAKMIIKLITSVAEVVNNDSVVGSKLKLIFLENYRVSLAEKVIPATDLSQQISTAGTEASGTGNMKFMLNGALTIGTMDGANVEMAEEAGEENLFIFGMRIEDVAALDKKGYEAKEYYEALPELKLAIDQIDHGFFSPKQPDLFKDLINMLFYHDRFKVFADYEAYVKCQEKVSQLYMNPKAWNTMVLRNIAASGKFSSDRTIKEYARDIWNMEPSDLKISLSNESSNGVNKANGKTAHFLHLEYQQSKKIFG, from the exons ATGGCCAAGCCCCTGACAGACCAGGAGAAGCGGCGGCAGATCAGCATCCGCGGCATCGTGGGCGTGGAGAACGTGGCCGAGCTGAAGAAGGGCTTCAACCGGCACCTGCACTTCACGCTCGTCAAGGACCGCAACGTGGCCACCCCCCGCGACTACTTCTTCGCGCTGGCACACACGGTGCGCGACCACCTGGTGGGCCGCTGGATCCGCACGCAGCAGCACTACTACGAGAAGAGCCCCAAG aggGTTTATTACCTCTCTTTGGAATTTTATATGGGCCGAACCTTACAGAACACCATGATCAACCTTGGCCTGCAAAATGCCTGTGATGAGGCCATTTACCAG CTTGGGTTGGATATGGAGGAGTtagaagaaattgaagaagatgcTGGGCTTGGCAACGGTGGTCTTGGGAGGCTTGCTG CCTGCTTCTTGGATTCCATGGCAACCCTGGGACTTGCAGCCTATGGATATGGCATCCGATATGAATATGGAATCTTTAATCAGAAGATCCGAGATGGATGGCAG GTAGAGGAGGCAGATGATTGGCTTAGGCATGGAAACCCCTGGGAGAAGGCCCGTCCTGAGTTCATGCTGCCTGTGCACTTCTACGGAAAAGTAGAGCACTCCAGTGCCGGTTCCAAGTGGGTCGACACCCAG GTGGTTCTGGCCCTGCCATATGATACCCCAGTGCCTGGGTATATGAATAATACTGTCAACACCATGCGCCTCTGGTCTGCTCGGGCGCCGAATGACTTTAACCTTAGAGACT TTAATGTTGGAGACTACATTCAGGCTGTGCTGGACCGAAATCTGGCTGAGAACATCTCCCGGGTCCTGTATCCCAATGATAAT TTTTTTGAAGGGAAGGAGCTAAGACTGAAGCAAGAGTACTTCGTGGTCGCAGCTACCTTGCAAGATGTCATTCGACGCTTCAAAGCCTCCAAGTTTGGCTCCACCAATAGTACCAGGACTGCATTTGATGCCTTTCCAGACCAG GTCGCCATCCAGCTGAATGACACTCACCCTTCCCTTGCCATCCCTGAGCTGATGAGGATTTTTGTGGATATTGAAAAATTGCCATGGTCCAAG GCTTGGGAGATCACCCAGAAGACCTTTGCATACACCAACCACACAGTGCTCCCAGAAGCCCTGGAGCGCTGGCCTGTAGAGCTGGTGGAGAAGTTGCTTCCTCgacatttgcaaatcatttatgaGATAAATCAGAAGCATTTAGAT AAAATTGCAGCCTTGTTTCCTAAAGATGTCGACCGTCTGAGAAGGATGTCTCtgatagaagaggaaggaggcaaAAGGATCAACATGGCCCATCTCTGCATCGTCGGCTCCCATGCTGTGAATGGTGTGGCTAAAATTCACTCAGACATCGTGAAGACCCAAGT ATTCAAGGACTTCAGTGAGCTAGAACCAGACAAATTTCAGAACAAAACCAATGGGATCACTCCAAGGCGCTGGCTCTTACTCTGCAACCCGGGTCTTGCAGAGTTAATAGCAGAG aaaattggGGAAGATTACGTGAAAGACTTGAGCCAGCTGACAAAACTGCACAGCTTCCTGGGTGATGACATCTTCCTCCGGAAAATTTCCAATGTGAAGCAG GAGAACAAGCTGAAGTTTTCTCAGTTCCTGGAGAAGGAGTACAAAGTGAAGATCAACCCATCCTCCATGTTTGACGTGCAGGTGAAGAGGATCCATGAGTACAAGCGGCAGCTTCTGAACTGCCTGCACGTGGTCACGATGTACAACC GCATTAAGAAAAACCCTAAGAAGTTATTTGTACCCAGAACTGTTATCATTGGTGGCAAA GCTGCCCCAGGATATCACATGGCCAAAATGATCATAAAGCTGATCACCTCCGTGGCAGAAGTGGTGAACAATGACTCTGTGGTGGGGAGCAAGTTGAAACTCATCTTCTTGGAGAACTACAGAGTGTCTCTTGCTGAAAAAG TCATTCCAGCCACAGATCTGTCGCAGCAGATTTCCACTGCAGGCACCGAGGCCTCGGGGACAGGCAATATGAAGTTCATGCTGAATGGGGCCCTGACCATCGGGACCATGGATGGGGCCAATGTGGAGATGGCAGAGGAAGCCGGGGAAGAAAACCTGTTCATCTTTGGCATGCGAATCGAGGATGTGGCTGCTTTGGACAAGAAAGG GTATGAGGCAAAAGAATATTATGAGGCACTTCCAGAGCTGAAGCTGGCCATTGATCAGATTGACCATGGCTTCTTTTCTCCTAAGCAGCCTGACCTCTTCAAAGACTTAATCAACATGTTATTTTATCATGACAG atTTAAAGTGTTTGCAGACTATGAAGCCTATGTCAAGTGTCAAGAAAAAGTCAGCCAGCTGTACATG AATCCAAAGGCCTGGAACACCATGGTACTCAGAAACATAGCTGCTTCGGGGAAATTCTCCAGTGACCGAACTATTAAGGAATACGCCAGGGACATCTGGAACATGGAACC
- the PYGL gene encoding glycogen phosphorylase, liver form isoform X12 — translation MAKPLTDQEKRRQISIRGIVGVENVAELKKGFNRHLHFTLVKDRNVATPRDYFFALAHTVRDHLVGRWIRTQQHYYEKSPKRVYYLSLEFYMGRTLQNTMINLGLQNACDEAIYQLGLDMEELEEIEEDAGLGNGGLGRLAACFLDSMATLGLAAYGYGIRYEYGIFNQKIRDGWQVEEADDWLRHGNPWEKARPEFMLPVHFYGKVEHSSAGSKWVDTQVVLALPYDTPVPGYMNNTVNTMRLWSARAPNDFNLRDFNVGDYIQAVLDRNLAENISRVLYPNDNFFEGKELRLKQEYFVVAATLQDVIRRFKASKFGSTNSTRTAFDAFPDQVAIQLNDTHPSLAIPELMRIFVDIEKLPWSKAWEITQKTFAYTNHTVLPEALERWPVELVEKLLPRHLQIIYEINQKHLDKIAALFPKDVDRLRRMSLIEEEGGKRINMAHLCIVGSHAVNGVAKIHSDIVKTQVFKDFSELEPDKFQNKTNGITPRRWLLLCNPGLAELIAEKIGEDYVKDLSQLTKLHSFLGDDIFLRKISNVKQENKLKFSQFLEKEYKVKINPSSMFDVQVKRIHEYKRQLLNCLHVVTMYNRIKKNPKKLFVPRTVIIGGKAAPGYHMAKMIIKLITSVAEVVNNDSVVGSKLKLIFLENYRVSLAEKVIPATDLSQQISTAGTEASGTGNMKFMLNGALTIGTMDGANVEMAEEAGEENLFIFGMRIEDVAALDKKGYEAKEYYEALPELKLAIDQIDHGFFSPKQPDLFKDLINMLFYHDRFKVFADYEAYVKCQEKVSQLYMNPKAWNTMVLRNIAASGKFSSDRTIKEYARDIWNMEPSDLKISLSNESSNGVNKANGKSSRLARY, via the exons ATGGCCAAGCCCCTGACAGACCAGGAGAAGCGGCGGCAGATCAGCATCCGCGGCATCGTGGGCGTGGAGAACGTGGCCGAGCTGAAGAAGGGCTTCAACCGGCACCTGCACTTCACGCTCGTCAAGGACCGCAACGTGGCCACCCCCCGCGACTACTTCTTCGCGCTGGCACACACGGTGCGCGACCACCTGGTGGGCCGCTGGATCCGCACGCAGCAGCACTACTACGAGAAGAGCCCCAAG aggGTTTATTACCTCTCTTTGGAATTTTATATGGGCCGAACCTTACAGAACACCATGATCAACCTTGGCCTGCAAAATGCCTGTGATGAGGCCATTTACCAG CTTGGGTTGGATATGGAGGAGTtagaagaaattgaagaagatgcTGGGCTTGGCAACGGTGGTCTTGGGAGGCTTGCTG CCTGCTTCTTGGATTCCATGGCAACCCTGGGACTTGCAGCCTATGGATATGGCATCCGATATGAATATGGAATCTTTAATCAGAAGATCCGAGATGGATGGCAG GTAGAGGAGGCAGATGATTGGCTTAGGCATGGAAACCCCTGGGAGAAGGCCCGTCCTGAGTTCATGCTGCCTGTGCACTTCTACGGAAAAGTAGAGCACTCCAGTGCCGGTTCCAAGTGGGTCGACACCCAG GTGGTTCTGGCCCTGCCATATGATACCCCAGTGCCTGGGTATATGAATAATACTGTCAACACCATGCGCCTCTGGTCTGCTCGGGCGCCGAATGACTTTAACCTTAGAGACT TTAATGTTGGAGACTACATTCAGGCTGTGCTGGACCGAAATCTGGCTGAGAACATCTCCCGGGTCCTGTATCCCAATGATAAT TTTTTTGAAGGGAAGGAGCTAAGACTGAAGCAAGAGTACTTCGTGGTCGCAGCTACCTTGCAAGATGTCATTCGACGCTTCAAAGCCTCCAAGTTTGGCTCCACCAATAGTACCAGGACTGCATTTGATGCCTTTCCAGACCAG GTCGCCATCCAGCTGAATGACACTCACCCTTCCCTTGCCATCCCTGAGCTGATGAGGATTTTTGTGGATATTGAAAAATTGCCATGGTCCAAG GCTTGGGAGATCACCCAGAAGACCTTTGCATACACCAACCACACAGTGCTCCCAGAAGCCCTGGAGCGCTGGCCTGTAGAGCTGGTGGAGAAGTTGCTTCCTCgacatttgcaaatcatttatgaGATAAATCAGAAGCATTTAGAT AAAATTGCAGCCTTGTTTCCTAAAGATGTCGACCGTCTGAGAAGGATGTCTCtgatagaagaggaaggaggcaaAAGGATCAACATGGCCCATCTCTGCATCGTCGGCTCCCATGCTGTGAATGGTGTGGCTAAAATTCACTCAGACATCGTGAAGACCCAAGT ATTCAAGGACTTCAGTGAGCTAGAACCAGACAAATTTCAGAACAAAACCAATGGGATCACTCCAAGGCGCTGGCTCTTACTCTGCAACCCGGGTCTTGCAGAGTTAATAGCAGAG aaaattggGGAAGATTACGTGAAAGACTTGAGCCAGCTGACAAAACTGCACAGCTTCCTGGGTGATGACATCTTCCTCCGGAAAATTTCCAATGTGAAGCAG GAGAACAAGCTGAAGTTTTCTCAGTTCCTGGAGAAGGAGTACAAAGTGAAGATCAACCCATCCTCCATGTTTGACGTGCAGGTGAAGAGGATCCATGAGTACAAGCGGCAGCTTCTGAACTGCCTGCACGTGGTCACGATGTACAACC GCATTAAGAAAAACCCTAAGAAGTTATTTGTACCCAGAACTGTTATCATTGGTGGCAAA GCTGCCCCAGGATATCACATGGCCAAAATGATCATAAAGCTGATCACCTCCGTGGCAGAAGTGGTGAACAATGACTCTGTGGTGGGGAGCAAGTTGAAACTCATCTTCTTGGAGAACTACAGAGTGTCTCTTGCTGAAAAAG TCATTCCAGCCACAGATCTGTCGCAGCAGATTTCCACTGCAGGCACCGAGGCCTCGGGGACAGGCAATATGAAGTTCATGCTGAATGGGGCCCTGACCATCGGGACCATGGATGGGGCCAATGTGGAGATGGCAGAGGAAGCCGGGGAAGAAAACCTGTTCATCTTTGGCATGCGAATCGAGGATGTGGCTGCTTTGGACAAGAAAGG GTATGAGGCAAAAGAATATTATGAGGCACTTCCAGAGCTGAAGCTGGCCATTGATCAGATTGACCATGGCTTCTTTTCTCCTAAGCAGCCTGACCTCTTCAAAGACTTAATCAACATGTTATTTTATCATGACAG atTTAAAGTGTTTGCAGACTATGAAGCCTATGTCAAGTGTCAAGAAAAAGTCAGCCAGCTGTACATG AATCCAAAGGCCTGGAACACCATGGTACTCAGAAACATAGCTGCTTCGGGGAAATTCTCCAGTGACCGAACTATTAAGGAATACGCCAGGGACATCTGGAACATGGAACC
- the PYGL gene encoding glycogen phosphorylase, liver form isoform X11, whose translation MAKPLTDQEKRRQISIRGIVGVENVAELKKGFNRHLHFTLVKDRNVATPRDYFFALAHTVRDHLVGRWIRTQQHYYEKSPKRVYYLSLEFYMGRTLQNTMINLGLQNACDEAIYQLGLDMEELEEIEEDAGLGNGGLGRLAACFLDSMATLGLAAYGYGIRYEYGIFNQKIRDGWQVEEADDWLRHGNPWEKARPEFMLPVHFYGKVEHSSAGSKWVDTQVVLALPYDTPVPGYMNNTVNTMRLWSARAPNDFNLRDFNVGDYIQAVLDRNLAENISRVLYPNDNFFEGKELRLKQEYFVVAATLQDVIRRFKASKFGSTNSTRTAFDAFPDQVAIQLNDTHPSLAIPELMRIFVDIEKLPWSKAWEITQKTFAYTNHTVLPEALERWPVELVEKLLPRHLQIIYEINQKHLDKIAALFPKDVDRLRRMSLIEEEGGKRINMAHLCIVGSHAVNGVAKIHSDIVKTQVFKDFSELEPDKFQNKTNGITPRRWLLLCNPGLAELIAEKIGEDYVKDLSQLTKLHSFLGDDIFLRKISNVKQENKLKFSQFLEKEYKVKINPSSMFDVQVKRIHEYKRQLLNCLHVVTMYNRIKKNPKKLFVPRTVIIGGKAAPGYHMAKMIIKLITSVAEVVNNDSVVGSKLKLIFLENYRVSLAEKVIPATDLSQQISTAGTEASGTGNMKFMLNGALTIGTMDGANVEMAEEAGEENLFIFGMRIEDVAALDKKGYEAKEYYEALPELKLAIDQIDHGFFSPKQPDLFKDLINMLFYHDRFKVFADYEAYVKCQEKVSQLYMNPKAWNTMVLRNIAASGKFSSDRTIKEYARDIWNMEPSDLKISLSNESSNGVNKANGNLKKTNCK comes from the exons ATGGCCAAGCCCCTGACAGACCAGGAGAAGCGGCGGCAGATCAGCATCCGCGGCATCGTGGGCGTGGAGAACGTGGCCGAGCTGAAGAAGGGCTTCAACCGGCACCTGCACTTCACGCTCGTCAAGGACCGCAACGTGGCCACCCCCCGCGACTACTTCTTCGCGCTGGCACACACGGTGCGCGACCACCTGGTGGGCCGCTGGATCCGCACGCAGCAGCACTACTACGAGAAGAGCCCCAAG aggGTTTATTACCTCTCTTTGGAATTTTATATGGGCCGAACCTTACAGAACACCATGATCAACCTTGGCCTGCAAAATGCCTGTGATGAGGCCATTTACCAG CTTGGGTTGGATATGGAGGAGTtagaagaaattgaagaagatgcTGGGCTTGGCAACGGTGGTCTTGGGAGGCTTGCTG CCTGCTTCTTGGATTCCATGGCAACCCTGGGACTTGCAGCCTATGGATATGGCATCCGATATGAATATGGAATCTTTAATCAGAAGATCCGAGATGGATGGCAG GTAGAGGAGGCAGATGATTGGCTTAGGCATGGAAACCCCTGGGAGAAGGCCCGTCCTGAGTTCATGCTGCCTGTGCACTTCTACGGAAAAGTAGAGCACTCCAGTGCCGGTTCCAAGTGGGTCGACACCCAG GTGGTTCTGGCCCTGCCATATGATACCCCAGTGCCTGGGTATATGAATAATACTGTCAACACCATGCGCCTCTGGTCTGCTCGGGCGCCGAATGACTTTAACCTTAGAGACT TTAATGTTGGAGACTACATTCAGGCTGTGCTGGACCGAAATCTGGCTGAGAACATCTCCCGGGTCCTGTATCCCAATGATAAT TTTTTTGAAGGGAAGGAGCTAAGACTGAAGCAAGAGTACTTCGTGGTCGCAGCTACCTTGCAAGATGTCATTCGACGCTTCAAAGCCTCCAAGTTTGGCTCCACCAATAGTACCAGGACTGCATTTGATGCCTTTCCAGACCAG GTCGCCATCCAGCTGAATGACACTCACCCTTCCCTTGCCATCCCTGAGCTGATGAGGATTTTTGTGGATATTGAAAAATTGCCATGGTCCAAG GCTTGGGAGATCACCCAGAAGACCTTTGCATACACCAACCACACAGTGCTCCCAGAAGCCCTGGAGCGCTGGCCTGTAGAGCTGGTGGAGAAGTTGCTTCCTCgacatttgcaaatcatttatgaGATAAATCAGAAGCATTTAGAT AAAATTGCAGCCTTGTTTCCTAAAGATGTCGACCGTCTGAGAAGGATGTCTCtgatagaagaggaaggaggcaaAAGGATCAACATGGCCCATCTCTGCATCGTCGGCTCCCATGCTGTGAATGGTGTGGCTAAAATTCACTCAGACATCGTGAAGACCCAAGT ATTCAAGGACTTCAGTGAGCTAGAACCAGACAAATTTCAGAACAAAACCAATGGGATCACTCCAAGGCGCTGGCTCTTACTCTGCAACCCGGGTCTTGCAGAGTTAATAGCAGAG aaaattggGGAAGATTACGTGAAAGACTTGAGCCAGCTGACAAAACTGCACAGCTTCCTGGGTGATGACATCTTCCTCCGGAAAATTTCCAATGTGAAGCAG GAGAACAAGCTGAAGTTTTCTCAGTTCCTGGAGAAGGAGTACAAAGTGAAGATCAACCCATCCTCCATGTTTGACGTGCAGGTGAAGAGGATCCATGAGTACAAGCGGCAGCTTCTGAACTGCCTGCACGTGGTCACGATGTACAACC GCATTAAGAAAAACCCTAAGAAGTTATTTGTACCCAGAACTGTTATCATTGGTGGCAAA GCTGCCCCAGGATATCACATGGCCAAAATGATCATAAAGCTGATCACCTCCGTGGCAGAAGTGGTGAACAATGACTCTGTGGTGGGGAGCAAGTTGAAACTCATCTTCTTGGAGAACTACAGAGTGTCTCTTGCTGAAAAAG TCATTCCAGCCACAGATCTGTCGCAGCAGATTTCCACTGCAGGCACCGAGGCCTCGGGGACAGGCAATATGAAGTTCATGCTGAATGGGGCCCTGACCATCGGGACCATGGATGGGGCCAATGTGGAGATGGCAGAGGAAGCCGGGGAAGAAAACCTGTTCATCTTTGGCATGCGAATCGAGGATGTGGCTGCTTTGGACAAGAAAGG GTATGAGGCAAAAGAATATTATGAGGCACTTCCAGAGCTGAAGCTGGCCATTGATCAGATTGACCATGGCTTCTTTTCTCCTAAGCAGCCTGACCTCTTCAAAGACTTAATCAACATGTTATTTTATCATGACAG atTTAAAGTGTTTGCAGACTATGAAGCCTATGTCAAGTGTCAAGAAAAAGTCAGCCAGCTGTACATG AATCCAAAGGCCTGGAACACCATGGTACTCAGAAACATAGCTGCTTCGGGGAAATTCTCCAGTGACCGAACTATTAAGGAATACGCCAGGGACATCTGGAACATGGAACC